The genomic window TTGGCGGAATACAAACATGTCGTCACGCACAGCGCGTCCTGGTTTTAGCTTGGTGGAGCTGGTGGTGGTTATTTTGATTATGGGGATTATCGCGGCGGTGGCCGCCCCCAAAATGTTCGACACGGCCACCACCGCCCGCGAAAATAGCACCCGGCAATCGCTGTTAACCCTGCGCGACGCGATTGAACTGTACAAAGCCCAAAACAACAGTTATCCGCCGGCGGCAATTAGCCTGGCCACAAATTTGCGCCCTTTTCTCAAGGGGCCGTTTCCCCCCGTCCAGTGCGGACCCAACCTGAACGCGCTTTGCACCGAAACCTCCCAAGATCCGATCACCACTCCCGCGGTCAGCAGCGCGGGTTGGGTGTACAATCCGGCCACGGGGGATATTTCGGTCAATGCCGCCGCTTATATCGCCTGGTAATCACTCTCCCGGTACTGATGCTGCTAGGAGAACCTACTGATGGCCCAACCGTATCGTATTTTGGTCGCCGAGGATAACCAGGTGTTATCCGATGTCCTGCGCTTTAATCTGGAGCGCGCCGGGTATGCGGTAACCGTGG from Pirellulales bacterium includes these protein-coding regions:
- a CDS encoding prepilin-type N-terminal cleavage/methylation domain-containing protein; the protein is MSSRTARPGFSLVELVVVILIMGIIAAVAAPKMFDTATTARENSTRQSLLTLRDAIELYKAQNNSYPPAAISLATNLRPFLKGPFPPVQCGPNLNALCTETSQDPITTPAVSSAGWVYNPATGDISVNAAAYIAW